Within the Macaca nemestrina isolate mMacNem1 chromosome 5, mMacNem.hap1, whole genome shotgun sequence genome, the region gggaggccgaggcaggcagatcgtgaggtcagggtatcgagaccatcctggctaatctcagtgcactgcaacctctgcctcctgggttcaagtgattctcctgcctcagcctcccaaataactgggattacaggcatgcgcaaccacacctggctaattctgtattttcagtagagatggggtttctccatgttggtctcgaactccccacctcaggtgatccacccgcctcagattcccaaagtgttgggattataggtgtgagccaccgcatcggGCTTGGGCTGGTttttaactcctgagctcaagtgatccgccaccTTCAGCCTcccccaaagagttgggattataggcgtgagccaccacaccaggccatttttttttggagatggagtctcgctctgttgtccagactacagtgcaatggtgcaatctcagctcactgcaacctccgcctcccaggttccagcaattctgcctcagcctcctgagtagctgggatgtaGATGTGTGCCatcacccgcctaatttttgtatttttagtagagacggggttcaccacgttggccaggctggtttggaactcttgacctcaagtgatccctgctgggattacaggcgtgagccactgtgcccaacccgtTTATGCAATTTTTAATTGTTCTATAAAAGACATATATTTCTTGTATAACCAAAACACGTGGGTGTGCCCCCTAGTTCGATCCCAATTCTCTTAGCTCTCCTCCCTGAACTGATCTAGGCTCTTCTCCTCCTCTACTGCTCCTCTTAGGGAAATGAATCATCTATGATGAGTTCTGTATTTAACTCTACATTCTCGAGAAGCTCCGATTCCAGCTTCTGGCAAGCAGCTGTGTCTTCACATTTCTCATGCTCTCCCTTCTTGGCTCCAGGACTCACCGGTGTCAGCTTGCCAGTCAGCAGCAGGAGCAGTGTACTCTTCCCCACACCATTAGGGCCCACAATGCAAACTGCAAGATGGAAGACAGGTGGTCAAAGAGGTCCCCAGAGACTCTCCCTGTGGCTCCTGCTACACATCTCTGAGCCAACCCCGCCAACTCACTCCTTGAATCCATGTCGATGCCAAAATCCAGGTTTTTAAAGAGTGGTTTCTGGCCCTCGTAGCCGAATGTCACACCTGAAAGCCAGGAAAAGCagcaatttatattattttcagtcCCTGTAAAGTTCCTCTGATGTGCTGGCCTTGGAGAACAGGAGCAATCTCAACCTTGGTGGAGAGTTTGGGGCGCACATACATGCTTCTGGTGCTTCCTGTGGAGCAGGAGAGGCCCCGGCACTCACCATGCAGACCCAGCACAGGAGGGCTGAGTGGTGGGGGGTCTGGAAAAGTGAAGCGCACAGTGTACTCCTTAGGGCGCTTAAGGAGCTCAGGGGCCTCCTGGGATTCCTCATCCTGGTTTTTCCGTCGGCATTTCTGCTGCTTCCGAGTCAGGgcttcctttgtttgtttttcctggagaGGAAGACGAAAAAAGAGAAATCTGTGTCCTGCACAGCAGTCCTCGAAATGTAGGCCAGTGTTCCAGAGTCTCCCTCTTCCTCCACTGTCAGGAGAGAACAGTGGTCCCCAGCCCAGAAGTCCCTCAGGTGCTCACCGCCTGCTTGGTGGACTTCCCGCCTGCCTTCAGCTCCTTCagctttttctcttgtttctcatACTGCTTCAGCAGTTCTTTCTGCTTCTGCTGGTACATCTTTTTGAAGGTCACTGGGGCAGAAGAGGGGACTGGGCATCAGTGGTTGCTCCTCTCCCCAGCAAAGGGACAACCAGGGATTGGTGGTGACGGGGTAGGCATCACTGTCTGGAATTCTGACAGGATTCAGTTTACCTAAATAGGCCCTCCCATTCAGACCTCTTTTCAAGGTTCTATCTCTTCCCTGCATCCACACACAATCCTACTTACTGTAATTGCCCCTATAGTAGTGGAGCCGCTGGGCATCGAGGTGGATGATATCAGTGCAGACATCATCCAAGAAACCCTGGTCATGGGAGACAATCAGCAAGGTCTTCCGCCAGCCCTGGAGGTAGCTGGGTTTCAGAGAACAGGGTGTAAGTGTCACAGCGGTCAAGTGAGAGAGAAGTCAGGGGAAGCAGGCAGACAATGGGGGCTGGGAGGGAAAAGGGGGGTCTGGATAGAGCCGTCACAGGCACGGTGGAGAACGGCTAAAGGAAAACAGggcaggaaggggaagaaagtgCAGAATGGGAACCAATGATGCAAAGGCCGTAACGCACTTATTGAGCCAGATGACAGCGTTGAGGTCCAGGTGGTTGGTGGGCTCATCCAGCATCAGCAGTGTGGGCTCCATGAACAGTGCCCTAGAGGGTGGGGGGCAGAGGGCAGGGTCAGGGAGAGAAAGATCCTTGCACAGACAACCCCAGAGAAAATTCAGGGAGATAGAGCCTGAGACCATGAGCACTCCTTCCCAAGCTCTCCTCAGAGAAGTTCTTGGGCAGGATATGGTTTaagtttttctgagacagggccttgccctgttgcccaggttgtcatgcaatggcacagtcagggctcactgtagcctcaatctcccaggtccaagtgatacttctacttcagcctccggagtagctgtgaccacaagcgtgcaccaccaagtccagctaatttttaaattttttgtagagacagtgtctccctatgttgcccaggctaggatatgctttttttccctttctgtgaAGATacggtctcgctatattgcccaggctggtctcaaactcctgggttcaagataatcctcctgcccctgccttccaggcatgaaggcgtgacccactgcgcccagctgcagGGTATGGTGATGAGAACTCACCACCAGGTAGAGAGAAACAGAAGGACCCTAAGCTCTCACAACACAGATAGTAAGGAGGGAGAGGTAAGCCTTGAGCCTCCCTATTGCCTTGGAGAATGAGAAGGGATAGAGGGAAAGGGCCCTGGTGGTCTGAGGTTGGAAGGGAGGGCAGTGAGGTGAATGCCCACCTGGCCAGGGAGACACGCATGCGCCAGCCCCCTGAGAACTTCTGTGTGGGTCGATTCTGCATTTCAGGGTCAAAGCCGAGGCCAGCCAGGATTCGCCGTGCTTTGGCCTCTGCAGCTGCTGCCCCAGTGGCCCGCAATTCCTCATAcacctgggaggagggagaagaggacacATGTCTGAGGGTCCCAGGAACCCCCGAGTCTTAGCCCGTGTCCCCTGCGCCATCTCCTCTACCTTCTCTAGCCTCTCAGCAGCTGTGTCATCTCCTTGTTCCAGCTGTCCCTGAAGCCGCCGCTCCTCTTCCAGCAGCTTTAATCGCTTGGTGTCAGCTCGAAGAACAGCCTGGACTGCTGGTGTCTCATCTGCTACCacctctgggaggcagagggagaacaGTCAGGCAGCCTCAAGAGCCAAGAGTCTCATCCTTCTTTCCCTTCAACTGCATTTCTGTTTTGCCTGACCCTGCCCAGTTTTTTGTACTCGTTCCAAATAAAACAAGTTCCTCATTGACTCTCCCCTCCTTTCGTTAGCATCCCTTTCCCAGTCCCCAGTCTCCCTCCACATCCCTTCCAACTCCATAGCCACAATTTCTTCTATTCTTGGCTGGCTTTTCTACCCAACTGCCCACCCCACCAAGCCCCTTTTCTCCCCAGAGGCCTCACCCTGCTCACACAGCAACACATCAATGTTGGGAGGGATGCTCAGGGCTCGGTTGGCAATGTGCTTGAGGAGCGTGGTCTTGCCCTTGCTGGGGAATAAAAGCTATTAGGACCCGGCCACCACTGAGAAATCTCTTCTTATCCCTCCAGGCTCCTCCCCTTTTTGGCCTCCAGCTCCCTCCTCTCACCCATTGGGCCCCACCAGCCCGTAGCGGCGGCCAGCTACAATGTACAGGTCTGCATTGACGAACAGCTCCTTGCCATGAGCGGAGATGCTGAACTTCTCCAGCTGCAGCCATCAGGAAAGAGGTGGCAGAGGGAAGGGATGATCACATGAAAATTCTCCCTTTGGGACAGGAGTAGTCACTTTCTCCCTGCAGGGAAGCCTCTGACAAACCGATACCTCCAGCATAatccccttcctctccccacagCCAGTCCCTGCCCTGTCCACTGCCTGTAATGGGAGTCCCATGCGTCCTCAGCTAGTGTAGTCTGTCCCACACTATTTTCTGCCGAGGGTGGACCCTACTTCTACTGGTTTTTCTATCTTCTTGCTCAAGTTGGCAGAACCCAAGGTGTGGAAAATGCCTCCAATCTTTCTTCCTACTAACTAACCCATTCACACACCATGGCCACTCAGGGAAGATGAGAGAACTGGCTCTTCCCTAGGCAAGTGGACTGGAAGGGGCCCCCTGAGACCTTACCTTGATGTCAGATGCATTTTCTAACATGGCTTGGCGGGAGGACATCTCTGCCTGGGACACGGAGAAGTCATTTTCAGCTGCATTGGCTGCTTTTAATGAAGCCACTTGGCGCTCATACTCCAtctgagaaggaaggaaaaactaCATTTGAAGCCACAGTCTATCAGTTTCCCATCACCATGAAACAGCCCATGctggctgggcatgctggctcacgcctgtaatcccagcactctcagaggctgaggaaggtggatctctcgagctcaggagtctgagaccagcctgggcaacatggcaaaatcccgtctctacaaaaaatacaaaatttagccgggcatggtggtgccacCCATAGTCTCatctattcgggaggctgaggtgggaggatcacttgggcctgggaggttgaggctgcagtgagcagagatcacgttactgcactccagcctgaggaacagtgtgagaccctgtctcaaaaaacaaacaaaaaaaccccaaagtgaAACACCCCATGTCATCAGACATTGAGATAAGGCTCACAGAACACAATTATTTTCCTACTCCGATTGTTTTACCTGGAGTAGCCCCCAAAGCTGTCCTTCCTATTCCCAATCGCATGTCCCCTAGTTGAAGTGTTTAAAAATCCCCTACTTTTGACCGCTAAGAACCAAGGTCTTACCtgttttttcagctttttcttctcctttttgctAAGGTGAGCATAGGGATCATCTGCCTTAgactctcctccttcctcctcctcttcttccccgtCTCCTTCTTCCTCTGAACCCTGTGAGAACCCAGGGATGGTCAAAAGTAGGGAccccggctgggtgcagtggctcacgcccgtaatcccagcacttccggaggccaaggtgggcagatcctgaggtcaggagatctaagaccatcctggctaacacggtgaaaccccatctgtactaaaaattgcaaaaaattagctggacatggtggtgggcacttgtagtcccagctacttgggaggctgaggcaggagaatggtgttaacctgggaggtggagcttgcagtgagtggagactgtgccactgcactccagcctgggtgacagagcgagactccatatcaaaaacaaacaaatgaacaaacaaaaaaacccacggACTCCTTCTAGAACTCAGATTTCATGTCATCTGCACCCTGTCCCTGCCCCAGTTCCGCAGTCAGCTCTTTCCTTCACTACTCAGAGTCCTAAAATATCTTGGGATCCTCTCTCATTCTCATATCCAGCCCCTAGTTTCCCTGTAGTCCTTTACCAATTTCTGCTACCAGGAATGGTACAAAACAAATggtatgaatatatatgtatgaaatgTGACAACGCGTATGTCCCTATAAACGTAACTCCCAATATAAAGTAACTGAAGTGGAGTAAGTGGATTTCAAGAGTTTCATTTGCATAAAATGAGTTTCTGTGGTTTCCCTGTTAACATGCGAAGAAAAGATCAGGTAGCCagctgggtgcggaggctcatgtctgtaatcccagcactctgggaggccaagacaagcagatcacaaggtcaggagattgagaccatcctggctaacatggtgaaatcctgtctctactaaaaacacaaaaaattagacggtcatgatggcacgtgcctgtagtcccagctacttaggcggctgaggcagaattgcttgaacccaggagacagaggttgcagtaagccgagattacgccactgcactccagcctgggcaacggagtgagactccatctcaaaaaaaaaaaaaaagaaaagaaaagaaaagaaaagaaaacatcaggaaTCTCTAGTGTACAGTCAGAGGAACCAAGCAGAATCACAGAACTAGGAAGTGCCGGAGGCATGGGGACCCTAGAGATCTCCAGATTCCTCCTTCTATCACACAAAGGAGACAAGTGAGACCCAAAGGGATGGGAAGATGTATTTAAGGTCAGAGCCAGTGAAGGCAGAGCCAGGACCCAGATCATCTGAGATAAATTCCAGGCCCTTTCCTCACTGGATCAGGTTTGCAAACTACAGCCCACGGGCCAAGGCTGACCTCATACTTGTTTTTACACAGCTCCTgaactttataaaaatagtttttgtattttcaaagagttggtaaaaaaaaaaaaaaaaaagaatatgtaatagAGATTATatgtggcctgcaaagccagaaACATTTACTACaaggccctttatagaaaaagtttgctaactgggcacactggctcacacctgtaagcattttgggaggctgaggcaggagcactgcttgagcccagaagtttaagaccagcctgggcaacatagtgagacctcgtctccataataaaaattaaaaaattggccaggggTAGTGGTGCACActtctagttccagctactcaggaggctgaggcacgagaatctgttgagcccaggaggttgaggcttcagtgagccgtgttcacacccctgcactccagaatgggtgacagagtaagatcctgtgtaaataaaaacaaaaacaaaacaacaacaaccccaCCGTTCcccctagaaaaagaaaagaaaaaaggtttgcTGGGATAGTAACCATATCCCCAGATCGTGACTCTCCCATAAGAACCCTGGAGCCCTAGTCCCTCATTCTACCTTCCCCCAACACCAAATACACACACCTGCTCTGCCTTCCTGGCCTTCTCCTTCCCTTGTTTGGGAGGCtccttttcctttattatttcttcttcttcatcctcCTCTTCATTGTCCAGAGCAGCGAATTTATTTTGAGGCTAATAGGGAAAAGACAGGTGTGATGAAATGCTTTAATTCCTGGGCCCCAATACCTCCTCCTGCTAGTTACTCTCTCACCTTAGCCTTCCCTTTTGacttctcctcctttccctttttgCCCTTGAGCACAGGCTGCTGTTCCTCAGATACGGCCTGGaggagacacacatacacattaaaCACATACGTACAAATTATTGTGCTACTTTGCTGTGTAATAAGCATTTCTAGAGTCTCCTGTGTTACCCATACAGATGCTCCTCCATTTATGATCAGGTTGCATCCTGTCCCGATAAAACCACCAGAAACTGAAAGTATCATAAATCAAAAGTGATAGTTCCAACTTACTATAGGTTTATCTGGACATAACCCCATCATGAATTGAGGAGTATCCTAAATGAGTATGACCTTCACACTATCATAAAGTAGAAAAACCGTATGCCTAAGTATAAGTTGGAGACCATCTGTACTGAGTGCTGCTGACGAAAAATGAGACCCAGAAAAACCCTACCCTCCAGCTTGAGACTAGATAGTGAAGAGACAACTAGGGAACATCAGCAAGGTTAAGGATTATAAGTCAGGCAAGTGCGCAACCGGAGTGGATGGCACTAGCACTGGAGGCTTTCTTGAGAGGGCAAATGGACATGGACTAAGATGCACACGCAGAAGAGTCACAAGTAGAAGAGCAAGGACCTGGGGCTTTGTTTCAGGTTCTGTGCTTAAAGCAACAGAATCACTGAAGATGTCTGAGTGATaaaaagggcttttttttttttttgagatggagtctggctctgttgcccaggctggagtgcagtgcctcaatctcggctcactgcaaattccgcctcccaagttcaagtgattctcctgcctcagccttccaagtagctgggattacaggcgcacaccaccatgactggctaatttttgtatttttaatagagatgaggtttcaccatgttggtcaggctggtttcgatctcttgacctcgtgatttgcccgcctcggcctcccaaagtgctgggattacaggtgtgacccactgtgcctggcctgggcatgtattttaaaaagatgattttaaCAGTATAAGTAAGACAGATCGAGGAGAGCTAGTTTAAAAGCAGGAAATTACTCCACCATGGCCAGAAGGTGCTAAATGGAGCGAGAGTGACTGATCGAGCCACCACTGTCACCTTATTGATCCGATTCTTCTCTGGCTTGGCAGGCTTAGGAGGATGTTTttcttcctcatcctcttcctcaCTCTGATCCTGAATCAGGGCTGCAAAAACATTACCACCCTAGAGAATGAAAGGGCCACAGAAGTCAGTAGGATGGTCAAGATTGCATCCTTGGGGTCTGTTTACCACACAGATGGCTTACCTTGGTTTTCTTCCCTCCGTGGGGTTTTGGGGCGGGTACTGAAATGACAAGGGGAGAACATGAGATAGGAAACAATTACAATGTCTGGCCCCCCAGTTTAATCCAACTTGAAGATCAAGGTATGAGGCATCACTCTCCATGACTCATGGATTCCAGGTACCCATTCCCCCTCAGGTCATTTACCCTCATCCTCCTCATCACTGGCTGGCACTGAGAGCTTCTTAAGACGCTCCATGAGCTCTTTCTCCTCCCCATCATCATCCACATCCTTCTTCCGCCTGCCTTTTCGGGTATCTCGCTTCTTTTTTTGCTGCTGAGAgcaaaagaagaatgagaaaacgAAGCCCAGGCCCCTGCTGTATTTCTGCCTCACAGAAGGTTCCCCATCAGCTGAGTGGAGCAACATGGGCTGCAAAGGGATTGGTGGGCCCTGTGGCACTTGTAcctgctgttgctgttgctgttgctgctgctgctgctgctgctcctccttctccttgagtactttctcttcttccccagcCTGTTTATCTTCTACTGCCAGCTCTTCAAAGAACTATCAAGGGAGTTAAGATACAGGTAAACATGGTTCCAAGAGCAATCCAATCAAGCTGTGCTCTGCCACACATGGGCCCACTGGCCCTCCACTCCACCC harbors:
- the LOC105498608 gene encoding ATP-binding cassette sub-family F member 1 isoform X2, translating into MPKAPKQQPPEPEWIGDGESTSPSDKVVKKGKKDKKIKKTFFEELAVEDKQAGEEEKVLKEKEEQQQQQQQQQQQQQQKKKRDTRKGRRKKDVDDDGEEKELMERLKKLSVPASDEEDEVPAPKPHGGKKTKGGNVFAALIQDQSEEEDEEEKHPPKPAKPEKNRINKAVSEEQQPVLKGKKGKEEKSKGKAKPQNKFAALDNEEEDEEEEIIKEKEPPKQGKEKARKAEQGSEEEGDGEEEEEEGGESKADDPYAHLSKKEKKKLKKQMEYERQVASLKAANAAENDFSVSQAEMSSRQAMLENASDIKLEKFSISAHGKELFVNADLYIVAGRRYGLVGPNGKGKTTLLKHIANRALSIPPNIDVLLCEQEVVADETPAVQAVLRADTKRLKLLEEERRLQGQLEQGDDTAAERLEKVYEELRATGAAAAEAKARRILAGLGFDPEMQNRPTQKFSGGWRMRVSLARALFMEPTLLMLDEPTNHLDLNAVIWLNNYLQGWRKTLLIVSHDQGFLDDVCTDIIHLDAQRLHYYRGNYMTFKKMYQQKQKELLKQYEKQEKKLKELKAGGKSTKQAEKQTKEALTRKQQKCRRKNQDEESQEAPELLKRPKEYTVRFTFPDPPPLSPPVLGLHGVTFGYEGQKPLFKNLDFGIDMDSRICIVGPNGVGKSTLLLLLTGKLTPTHGEMRKNHRLKIGFFNQQYAEQLRMEETPTEYLQRGFNLPYQDARKCLGRFGLESHAHTIQICKLSGGQKARVVFAELACREPDVLILDEPTNNLDIESIDALGEAINEYKGAVIVVSHDARLITETNCQLWVVEEQSVSQIDGDFEDYKREVLEALGEVMVSRPRE
- the LOC105498608 gene encoding ATP-binding cassette sub-family F member 1 isoform X1 — protein: MPKAPKQQPPEPEWIGDGESTSPSDKVVKKGKKDKKIKKTFFEELAVEDKQAGEEEKVLKEKEEQQQQQQQQQQQQQQQKKKRDTRKGRRKKDVDDDGEEKELMERLKKLSVPASDEEDEVPAPKPHGGKKTKGGNVFAALIQDQSEEEDEEEKHPPKPAKPEKNRINKAVSEEQQPVLKGKKGKEEKSKGKAKPQNKFAALDNEEEDEEEEIIKEKEPPKQGKEKARKAEQGSEEEGDGEEEEEEGGESKADDPYAHLSKKEKKKLKKQMEYERQVASLKAANAAENDFSVSQAEMSSRQAMLENASDIKLEKFSISAHGKELFVNADLYIVAGRRYGLVGPNGKGKTTLLKHIANRALSIPPNIDVLLCEQEVVADETPAVQAVLRADTKRLKLLEEERRLQGQLEQGDDTAAERLEKVYEELRATGAAAAEAKARRILAGLGFDPEMQNRPTQKFSGGWRMRVSLARALFMEPTLLMLDEPTNHLDLNAVIWLNNYLQGWRKTLLIVSHDQGFLDDVCTDIIHLDAQRLHYYRGNYMTFKKMYQQKQKELLKQYEKQEKKLKELKAGGKSTKQAEKQTKEALTRKQQKCRRKNQDEESQEAPELLKRPKEYTVRFTFPDPPPLSPPVLGLHGVTFGYEGQKPLFKNLDFGIDMDSRICIVGPNGVGKSTLLLLLTGKLTPTHGEMRKNHRLKIGFFNQQYAEQLRMEETPTEYLQRGFNLPYQDARKCLGRFGLESHAHTIQICKLSGGQKARVVFAELACREPDVLILDEPTNNLDIESIDALGEAINEYKGAVIVVSHDARLITETNCQLWVVEEQSVSQIDGDFEDYKREVLEALGEVMVSRPRE